From a single Apium graveolens cultivar Ventura chromosome 2, ASM990537v1, whole genome shotgun sequence genomic region:
- the LOC141695293 gene encoding uncharacterized protein LOC141695293: MVGDIDTTVGDRDIIVEKKVDVNKRDIVMEKSDKVLERISSVHPSLMELQYPLLFPLGEDDYHDEIPYVDSENQNKKKRKRIMMKEYYAYRFQVRRNEGLHVRLGGRLYQQYVVDAFSCVE; the protein is encoded by the exons ATGGTTGGCGATATTGACACAACAGTTGGTGATAGAGATATAATTGTTGAGAAGAAGGTAGATGTGAATAAGCGTGATATAGTGATGGAAAAGTCTGATAAAGTACTTGAAAGAATCTCCAGCGTTCATCCTTCACTCATGGAATTGCAGTACCCCCTTCTATTTCCTCTTGGTGAGGATGACTACCATGATGAAATACCTTATGTAGATTCTGAGAATCAAAACAAGAAGAAGCGTAAAAGAATTATGATGAAAGAATATTATGCCTATAGGTTCCAAGTCCGACGTAATGAAG GTTTGCATGTACGGTTGGGCGGAAGGCTTTACCAACAGTATGTAGTAGATGCATTTTCATGCGTCGAATAG